The DNA sequence GGTATGTCGATCCCCCGCGGCAGCTTCGCTGCGGTATTGCCCGGGGCAATGTTTTTCCAATCGGCGCGGGAAAAGATTATGTGGGTCCCTGTATCAATATCGCCTCCAGGCTGCAGAAATTCAACGGCCTCTCCTTTGTATTTTCAGCCCGTGGGATCGACAAACGAGGATTCAACATCGATTTCGAAGAGGTTTTTGTTGAAAAACAGGTTGGTATTCGGGGAATCGGGACTCATGAACTGGTATATGTGGTCAAAGATGAGTTTGCCGGGCTTCCCGAGGAGCTGAAAGCCAATTTTTATGAAGTTTAAGTGGACAGGATATTGATGGAAATGTAGAATGGGGAAAGATTATGTGAAAAGAATTAGATTTGAGACGCCGACCTTTCCCAAGGGGCCGGCAGGAGAGAAACTATGATTTGAGATGCAAATCCGATGAATATCAACTCATTTTCTTTTTCCACTCGTTGTCGTTCCCGTTATCTCAAATCGAATCGTATTTGCATATAATTCATTATCGAACCCTGAACTTTCTATACAATGAGCAACGAAAGCACACAACCCTCACCAGCAACCGGCCATCAGCCCCTGATTCTGCTTTTTTCCTCCCGCCGGCGGATCAGAGACATCCTCACCGTGGGATTGAGTCAGTGCCGGTACCGGGTTATCCAGGCCACGAATTCACACGTAGCGCTACTGAAGGCGAATCAGTTTATTCCCGATCTTATTATCGGCGATATCAATGAGACCAATATCAAAGACATTCTTCTTATCAATCGCCTGCGTAACTCGGAACGGACCGCAAAAGTCGTTTTTCTGGCAATTTTGCCCGGAACCATCAAATCAAAACTCGAACAAAAGCTTACATTAAATGAAAATTCCGATACTCACACGGCGCTTCACCTGATAGAATTTCCCTTTGAATTCTCTGCTCTTCTTGCCATCATTTCGAAAATTCTTCGTCTGAGTGTACCATTAAATCCATCAAAACCCCGGGAAATTGCCGAAAAATGGGAGCAAACAGCGCATCTTGGGAAAAGCCTGTTCGAACCGACCCTTCCGACCGAGAAAAAACTGATACAGATAGATTCGGTCATTCATAAACAGTGGGCTTTTCCCTTTACCGTGATCAAAGCACTCGACATCATGGCCTCGGCTGCCGGATGTTGTCAGGAACTGGGGAAATGTATCGAAACCGACCTTTCGGCTTCGGCGGCAGTGCTTAAAGTCGCCAACACCGTTTATTATGCAAAACGGCAGGGAAAGTTTAACGATGTCACTGATGCTGTTGTACGACTCGGTTTCGAGGAGACCAGAAATCTTCTCTCCTGCCTCGCCCTGATCGATCTCTCTTCAAAGGTATACACCAAATCGGGCTTTTCCCGTCATGAATTCTGGCTCCATTCCCTTTCAACCGCGCTGATCTCCGAAAAACTATGTGCCGACTCCCGATTTAAACGACCGGAACTGGCCTTTGTCGCCGGTCTTCTTCACGACCTCGGCAAAATCCCCCTGGACAATAACTTCGAAAACGTTTTTCCTCTACTTTTAGAAAAGACAACGTCA is a window from the Chitinivibrionales bacterium genome containing:
- a CDS encoding HDOD domain-containing protein, with translation MSNESTQPSPATGHQPLILLFSSRRRIRDILTVGLSQCRYRVIQATNSHVALLKANQFIPDLIIGDINETNIKDILLINRLRNSERTAKVVFLAILPGTIKSKLEQKLTLNENSDTHTALHLIEFPFEFSALLAIISKILRLSVPLNPSKPREIAEKWEQTAHLGKSLFEPTLPTEKKLIQIDSVIHKQWAFPFTVIKALDIMASAAGCCQELGKCIETDLSASAAVLKVANTVYYAKRQGKFNDVTDAVVRLGFEETRNLLSCLALIDLSSKVYTKSGFSRHEFWLHSLSTALISEKLCADSRFKRPELAFVAGLLHDLGKIPLDNNFENVFPLLLEKTTSKIQAFYDTEMDLMNFSHSDLAHYLTGKWNFPPSISSAILNHHKPDRICNTLPLADRVIQESVYVANLLSKALCIGYSCDQVMAEIPRQMLNDLTIPKGADKQFFDAILGKLTRLVHYLNIPVRNMSYEEPRKEAQIGDILFVHGNHPEYHPLIVALTHNGYSVKYARQAGPKLDDNVKTVISMPEPGRPLDVVLYDDDEEKSSGDPSVLKIFITDVDPGETTDNDYTDNNVTFINQRNLDVRLVLNILDRFFGKSIEG